A region of Allocoleopsis franciscana PCC 7113 DNA encodes the following proteins:
- a CDS encoding CHASE2 domain-containing serine/threonine-protein kinase: MKVTSGELAQNTKETTSLLTKPTQGGIPASAPDKSSKLGPRSLWHFGRTAFKRPAAIASLIVMGLLLVGRQLRLLEPLELTAFDYMMQLRPALPLDDRLLLVEGTEADIQSYGFPLKDALLNQVMAKLEKHQPAVIGLDIYRDIAYPPGHAEFSTRLKNSDRIVPVCKLSDSNNPGTPPPPGVPIERVGFSDFSVDAKSVVRRALLFGDPPKNSRCMSDSSFSFQLARRYLEQKGIQPQLTSQQHLKLGKAHFKPLEPNDGGYQHADSAGYQILLNYRSGGALARSVTLTDVLQDRVDPNWIKNRIVLIGLTAPSLNDLLYTPYSTGQQRFERTPGVVIHGQIASQLLSSALDGQSLFWFWPEWGEVLWIWVWSMAGGIVVRVVRHPGQQAIAEIVALSLLLGSSVFLFLGSGWIPIVAPALGLIFASTGVLAYNAYEAEQEKRKADEERRYIEEKAREQESNLALLQELLRERLNPSLKADSHVSLSESTDMAPDEDDATAIATSKDFEASKNDPPITYRDTSQHLAGRYEVQNVLGAGGFGLTYLAQDTQRPGTPTCVVKHLKPARRDDKFLGVARRLFETEAEILEKLGKHPQIPQLLAYFEEKQEFYLVQEYVEGHPLSDELPVDKKLPETQVFKFLKETLEILVFIHEHKVIHRDIKPSNIMRRESDNQLFLIDFGAVKQIQPQEPTDQENYTVAIGTRGYAPAEQYAGHPTLSSDIYALGMIGIQALTGIPPYQLGHSESGDVIWRHLVTVREEFAVILEKMVRYHFAARYQSAAEVLQDLQRIMS; encoded by the coding sequence GTGAAAGTGACGAGTGGGGAGTTAGCTCAAAACACAAAAGAAACAACGTCCCTCTTAACCAAACCAACTCAAGGTGGGATTCCAGCCTCAGCTCCTGACAAAAGCTCTAAGCTAGGGCCAAGAAGTTTGTGGCACTTCGGTCGTACTGCTTTCAAACGTCCTGCGGCTATAGCTAGTCTGATTGTTATGGGTTTGCTGTTGGTAGGTCGGCAGCTACGTCTGTTGGAGCCTCTAGAGCTGACAGCATTTGATTATATGATGCAGCTACGACCAGCACTACCACTAGATGATCGCCTGCTGCTCGTGGAGGGGACGGAGGCCGATATTCAGTCCTATGGGTTCCCCTTGAAGGATGCCTTACTCAATCAGGTCATGGCGAAGTTGGAGAAGCATCAACCCGCTGTTATTGGTTTGGATATCTATCGGGATATTGCCTATCCCCCAGGCCATGCTGAATTTTCGACGCGGCTCAAAAATAGCGATCGCATTGTTCCCGTTTGCAAACTCAGTGATTCCAATAACCCTGGCACACCCCCTCCCCCAGGAGTTCCCATTGAACGTGTTGGCTTCAGTGACTTTTCAGTAGATGCCAAGAGCGTTGTCCGGCGAGCTCTATTATTTGGCGACCCACCGAAGAATTCTCGCTGCATGAGTGACTCCTCCTTCAGCTTTCAACTCGCACGACGCTACTTGGAACAAAAGGGAATACAGCCCCAATTGACCTCACAACAGCACCTCAAATTGGGTAAAGCGCACTTTAAGCCGCTCGAACCGAATGATGGGGGCTACCAACACGCCGACAGTGCAGGCTACCAGATTCTCTTGAACTACCGCTCTGGAGGTGCGCTGGCGCGAAGCGTGACCTTAACGGACGTTCTACAAGACCGAGTAGACCCTAACTGGATCAAAAACCGCATCGTCCTGATTGGTCTAACCGCTCCTAGCCTTAACGATCTCCTCTATACCCCCTATAGTACGGGTCAGCAACGCTTCGAGAGAACGCCAGGAGTCGTGATCCATGGTCAAATCGCCAGTCAATTGCTCAGTAGCGCCCTCGATGGACAATCCCTGTTTTGGTTCTGGCCAGAGTGGGGAGAAGTTTTGTGGATTTGGGTATGGTCAATGGCTGGTGGTATCGTTGTGAGAGTCGTTCGTCACCCCGGACAGCAAGCCATTGCTGAGATTGTAGCCTTGAGTTTGTTGTTAGGAAGCTCAGTATTCCTATTTTTGGGGTCTGGATGGATTCCCATCGTAGCCCCTGCTTTAGGGTTAATTTTTGCCAGTACTGGGGTTCTTGCTTACAACGCTTACGAGGCCGAGCAAGAGAAACGCAAAGCCGATGAAGAGCGCCGTTATATTGAAGAAAAAGCAAGGGAACAAGAGAGTAACTTAGCACTTTTGCAAGAACTCTTGAGAGAGAGACTTAACCCATCACTTAAAGCAGATTCCCATGTATCGCTGTCTGAATCCACGGATATGGCTCCTGATGAGGATGATGCAACAGCAATTGCGACCTCGAAAGACTTTGAAGCCTCCAAGAATGATCCTCCAATCACATACCGAGACACTTCGCAACATCTGGCTGGACGCTACGAGGTTCAAAATGTGTTGGGTGCTGGCGGGTTTGGTCTGACTTATCTAGCGCAAGATACTCAGCGACCTGGTACACCGACTTGTGTGGTCAAACATTTAAAACCGGCTCGTCGTGATGACAAATTTTTAGGTGTTGCCAGACGATTGTTTGAAACAGAGGCCGAAATTTTAGAGAAGCTAGGTAAACATCCTCAAATTCCTCAGTTACTGGCTTATTTTGAAGAAAAGCAAGAGTTTTACTTAGTGCAAGAATATGTGGAAGGTCATCCTCTCAGTGATGAATTGCCCGTCGATAAAAAACTTCCTGAAACGCAAGTTTTCAAGTTTCTGAAGGAGACGTTAGAAATTCTGGTTTTTATCCACGAACACAAAGTCATTCATCGGGATATCAAGCCGAGCAATATCATGCGTCGTGAATCCGACAATCAACTTTTCTTAATTGATTTTGGCGCAGTCAAGCAGATTCAACCCCAAGAGCCAACAGATCAAGAAAATTACACCGTTGCGATTGGGACTCGTGGCTATGCTCCCGCCGAGCAATATGCTGGACACCCCACGCTGAGCAGTGATATTTACGCTTTAGGAATGATTGGTATTCAAGCCCTGACTGGCATTCCTCCCTATCAACTGGGGCATTCAGAATCCGGGGATGTGATCTGGCGGCATTTAGTGACTGTACGGGAAGAATTTGCCGTGATTTTAGAGAAGATGGTCCGTTACCATTTCGCTGCAAGATACCAATCAGCCGCTGAGGTATTGCAAGACTTGCAGCGAATCATGAGTTGA
- a CDS encoding photosystem II reaction center protein I, translating to MVTLKIVVYIVVSIFVALFVFGFLSNDPARNPNRRDLE from the coding sequence ATGGTCACCCTCAAAATTGTGGTCTATATCGTTGTTAGTATCTTCGTGGCTCTATTTGTATTTGGCTTTTTGTCAAACGATCCGGCTCGTAACCCCAACCGACGGGATTTGGAGTAA
- a CDS encoding GAF domain-containing protein, with product MTAASPRPSALEPREVTIDVSAQSDEPKTDAQQPSSVSALATKKGTFSAFLAPLNQDTFKQVVTEVEGRLEVVNQTLSMLDSLLDAQGFDSILDEMLRSITTKTGELLAADRTTIFVLDEERNQLWSIIAKDQGGGSLEIRIPADQGIAGEVATFKKVINIPYDFFDDPRSGAAKEQFKKTGYRPYTMLALPLLNEQDELVAVVQLLNKLKPQHDSNAPIEEKIDINGFSAEDERVFEEFAPSIRLIMESSRSLRRATQKQRAAQALISATNSLSKSSLDLEETLKKVMDEAQQLMNADRSTLWLIDHDRDDLWTKIPINGVLQEIRLPRSMSSFAGQVALTGEPVNIGFDLYDHEGSETSKETDKRTGYRTCSLLCMPVFNADGELIGVTQLINKKKQGEYPDYEPADWPKAPECWKASFDRVDQEFMKAFNIQAGVALQNAKLFDTVKQQERMQRDILRSLSDGVISTDKEGKIIALNERARDLLGLDAQRRVEGEWVKNILRIEGQEKTGENKFAQWLEDALKGESAKDRKQYYPDRILISGGTQQQRSVNLSLNTIADANNETKVRGALVVMEDISDEKRLKSTMYRYMTQELAEELLRLDDTKLGGDRKEVSILFSDIRGYTTLTESLEAEEVVGMLNEYFESMVEVIFKHKGTLDKYIGDAIMAVFGSPLPLKDHAWEAVQTAVEMRHRLAEFNERREACNKPQIKIGIGINSDSVISGNIGSSKRMEFTAIGDGVNLGSRLEGASKQYGCDIVISEYTFRPCAEKIWYRELDCIRVKGKNDPVRIYEVMGLRTESISEQKQEIIELYHKGREHYLNRKFTRAMTEFATILEDIDKDNKAAALHLTRCQHFLQAPPPDDWDGVWTLTEK from the coding sequence ATGACAGCTGCATCTCCCCGTCCCTCGGCTTTAGAACCGCGCGAAGTAACCATTGATGTTTCTGCTCAATCTGACGAACCCAAGACAGACGCACAGCAGCCTTCCTCTGTCAGTGCCTTAGCAACGAAAAAAGGAACTTTTTCGGCCTTCCTGGCTCCTCTGAATCAAGACACATTCAAACAAGTTGTTACAGAGGTAGAAGGCCGACTAGAGGTTGTTAATCAAACCCTATCCATGCTCGATAGTTTGCTGGATGCCCAAGGGTTTGACTCAATCCTGGATGAAATGTTACGTTCCATTACGACAAAAACCGGGGAACTCTTGGCGGCTGACCGCACGACGATTTTTGTCTTGGATGAAGAGAGAAATCAACTCTGGTCGATCATTGCTAAGGATCAAGGCGGTGGTTCCCTAGAAATTCGCATTCCTGCCGATCAAGGGATTGCGGGTGAGGTTGCGACCTTCAAGAAAGTTATTAATATTCCCTACGATTTCTTTGACGATCCGCGCTCTGGTGCTGCCAAAGAGCAATTTAAGAAAACTGGATACCGCCCCTATACAATGCTGGCTTTACCCCTGTTGAACGAGCAGGACGAGTTAGTTGCCGTTGTCCAACTCTTAAACAAATTAAAACCCCAGCACGACTCAAACGCACCAATAGAGGAAAAAATCGATATTAACGGCTTCAGTGCTGAAGACGAGAGAGTCTTTGAGGAATTTGCTCCCTCAATTCGTCTGATTATGGAGTCGTCTAGGTCGCTGCGGCGGGCAACCCAAAAACAACGAGCGGCTCAAGCCTTAATATCCGCCACCAATTCCCTAAGCAAAAGCAGCTTAGATTTGGAAGAAACCCTGAAAAAGGTGATGGACGAAGCCCAGCAACTGATGAATGCGGATCGCAGTACGCTGTGGCTGATTGACCATGACCGTGATGATTTGTGGACAAAAATTCCCATCAATGGCGTTTTACAAGAAATCCGCCTGCCTCGCTCCATGAGTTCCTTTGCTGGTCAAGTGGCTCTCACGGGTGAACCCGTTAATATTGGGTTTGATCTGTATGACCACGAAGGCTCTGAAACCTCTAAAGAAACCGATAAGAGGACGGGTTATCGAACCTGTAGCTTGTTATGTATGCCCGTGTTTAACGCTGATGGGGAATTGATCGGCGTCACACAGTTAATTAACAAGAAGAAACAGGGCGAATATCCGGACTATGAGCCAGCGGATTGGCCTAAAGCCCCAGAGTGCTGGAAAGCGAGTTTTGATCGCGTTGACCAAGAATTCATGAAGGCGTTTAACATCCAAGCGGGTGTAGCCCTGCAAAACGCGAAGTTGTTCGACACTGTTAAGCAACAGGAGCGTATGCAGCGTGATATTCTGCGAAGTCTTTCGGATGGAGTGATCTCGACCGATAAAGAAGGCAAAATTATCGCGTTGAATGAGAGAGCCAGAGACCTACTCGGATTAGATGCCCAAAGGCGTGTGGAAGGAGAATGGGTCAAGAATATCCTCCGCATTGAAGGTCAAGAAAAAACGGGCGAGAACAAATTTGCCCAATGGTTAGAGGATGCTTTAAAGGGAGAGAGCGCCAAAGATCGTAAGCAATACTACCCGGATCGCATATTGATCTCTGGGGGAACTCAGCAACAACGCAGTGTGAATTTATCCCTGAATACAATTGCCGATGCCAACAATGAGACGAAAGTCCGGGGGGCGTTGGTAGTGATGGAAGACATCAGTGATGAGAAGCGGCTCAAGAGTACGATGTATCGCTACATGACTCAGGAGTTGGCGGAGGAATTACTGAGACTTGACGATACCAAATTAGGAGGCGATCGCAAGGAAGTTTCTATTCTTTTCTCCGACATTCGCGGCTACACCACCTTAACGGAAAGCTTAGAGGCAGAAGAGGTGGTGGGTATGCTCAATGAATATTTTGAGTCGATGGTCGAGGTGATTTTTAAACACAAAGGCACCCTTGATAAATACATTGGTGATGCCATCATGGCTGTTTTCGGCTCACCCTTACCCCTAAAAGACCATGCCTGGGAAGCTGTGCAAACGGCTGTAGAAATGCGCCATCGTCTGGCAGAGTTTAATGAACGTCGCGAAGCCTGTAACAAACCACAGATCAAAATTGGAATTGGAATCAATTCCGATAGTGTGATTAGTGGCAACATTGGCTCTAGTAAACGGATGGAGTTTACGGCTATTGGAGACGGTGTTAACCTTGGTTCTCGTTTGGAAGGCGCGAGTAAGCAATACGGCTGTGATATTGTGATTAGTGAATATACGTTCCGACCCTGCGCTGAGAAAATTTGGTACAGAGAGCTTGATTGTATTCGCGTGAAAGGGAAGAACGACCCCGTCAGAATCTATGAAGTGATGGGGTTACGCACAGAGTCTATTTCTGAGCAAAAGCAGGAAATCATCGAGCTTTACCATAAAGGACGAGAGCATTACCTGAATCGGAAATTTACCCGTGCGATGACTGAATTTGCCACCATTCTCGAAGATATTGACAAGGACAATAAAGCGGCGGCATTGCACTTGACACGCTGTCAGCATTTTCTCCAAGCTCCTCCCCCCGATGACTGGGATGGTGTCTGGACATTGACCGAAAAGTAG
- the glgP gene encoding alpha-glucan family phosphorylase yields MQPIRTFNVSPSLPKPLEPLRKLAYNLHWDWNVETKDLFRRLDRDLWESSRHNPVLMLGTISQARLQEVAEDEGFLAQMERASRQLDDYLKERTWYRKHRDKGEKTECYAYFCAEYGLTDCLPIYSGGLGVLAGDHLKSASDLGLPLVAVGLLYQEGYFAQYLNADGWQQERYPINDFYNMPLHLERKADGSELRIEVDYPGRTVYARVWRVQVGTVPLYLLDTNIEPNNPYDHDITDELYGGDLDMRIHQEMMLGIGGMRALQALGYKPTVYHLNEGHSAFLILERIRKLMQEEGLSFHEAKQVAQSTQIFTTHTPVSAGFDLFPPDKAMYYVGHYANIFGLSREEFLGLGRENPADLASPFSMAALALKTASYTNGVSALHGEVSRVMFQGLWPNLPLPEVPITSITNGVHARSVVAKPTQELYDRYLGPSWSDKGADDPLWERVNSIPDEELWRNHERQRSELVVYVRERMLKHLRDRGAPPTELAQVHEVLDPSVLTIGFARRFATYKRANLFMRDMERIKKIMRANKDRQVQFVIAGKAHPKDMPGKELIRQIIRQVREAGIGDHVVFVPDYDIYLARMMVAGCDVWLNTPRRPREASGTSGMKGAMNGLPNLSILDGWWDEADYVRTGWPIGHGETYDDPEYEDQIEANALYELFEEEVVPLFYNRDSEGIPRGWVAKMKDAIRFNTPVFNTARMLRDYAINGYFPASNRHFAMTSDTYKPAKELASWKRQLFERWYDIKIEDVDIAAPADLMVNQSVAVKTRINLAGLSADDVQVELYQGAINTDGQIMNGLPVVMEYQGTDESHRSIYTGDVVYGASGLQGLSLRVLPKHDYLSSPYELGLVLWA; encoded by the coding sequence ATGCAGCCAATTCGCACGTTTAACGTCTCTCCTTCCTTACCGAAGCCACTGGAACCCTTACGGAAGCTGGCTTACAACCTCCACTGGGATTGGAATGTCGAGACCAAAGATTTATTCCGACGTTTAGACCGCGATTTGTGGGAGTCCAGCCGCCACAACCCTGTCTTGATGCTGGGCACCATCAGCCAAGCGCGGCTTCAGGAAGTCGCAGAAGATGAAGGATTTCTGGCCCAAATGGAGCGAGCTTCTCGACAGCTGGACGACTACCTCAAAGAGCGGACATGGTACCGCAAACATCGCGACAAAGGAGAGAAAACTGAATGTTATGCCTACTTCTGTGCTGAGTATGGTCTGACGGATTGTCTACCCATCTATTCAGGTGGCTTGGGTGTCCTAGCGGGAGACCACCTCAAGTCAGCCTCTGACCTAGGTTTACCTTTGGTAGCGGTTGGTTTGCTTTACCAGGAAGGCTATTTTGCCCAGTACCTTAATGCCGATGGTTGGCAGCAGGAACGCTATCCGATCAACGATTTCTACAATATGCCGCTCCACCTAGAGCGGAAGGCCGATGGTTCAGAGCTGCGGATCGAAGTAGACTATCCAGGCCGTACTGTCTATGCCCGTGTCTGGCGAGTACAGGTGGGAACCGTACCCTTGTACCTCCTTGATACGAATATTGAGCCGAACAATCCCTACGACCACGACATCACCGATGAGTTGTATGGTGGCGACCTGGATATGCGGATTCACCAGGAGATGATGTTAGGGATTGGGGGGATGCGTGCCCTACAAGCGTTGGGATACAAGCCAACGGTCTATCATCTCAACGAAGGTCACTCGGCCTTTTTGATTCTAGAGCGCATCCGGAAGCTGATGCAGGAAGAAGGGCTGAGCTTCCATGAAGCAAAGCAGGTTGCTCAATCAACGCAAATTTTTACGACTCATACACCGGTCTCTGCTGGGTTTGACCTGTTTCCCCCCGATAAGGCCATGTACTATGTGGGTCACTATGCCAACATTTTTGGCTTATCGAGAGAGGAATTTCTCGGTTTAGGACGGGAGAACCCAGCGGATCTGGCATCTCCCTTTAGTATGGCGGCATTAGCGCTGAAGACAGCCAGTTATACCAATGGGGTGAGCGCGCTGCATGGAGAAGTATCACGGGTGATGTTCCAAGGGCTGTGGCCGAACCTGCCACTGCCGGAAGTGCCGATTACATCGATTACCAACGGGGTACATGCTCGCAGCGTGGTGGCGAAGCCGACGCAGGAACTGTATGACCGTTACCTAGGGCCAAGCTGGTCGGATAAAGGAGCCGATGACCCTTTGTGGGAGCGGGTGAATTCAATTCCTGATGAGGAGTTGTGGCGCAATCACGAGCGGCAGCGCTCGGAGTTAGTTGTGTATGTACGGGAGCGGATGCTCAAGCATTTACGCGATCGCGGGGCACCCCCAACAGAACTGGCTCAAGTCCACGAAGTTCTCGATCCCAGCGTTTTGACCATTGGCTTTGCCCGTCGGTTTGCCACTTACAAACGAGCCAACCTGTTCATGCGCGACATGGAGCGGATTAAGAAAATCATGAGGGCTAATAAAGACCGACAAGTCCAGTTTGTGATTGCCGGTAAAGCCCACCCGAAAGACATGCCAGGGAAAGAACTAATCCGCCAAATCATCCGCCAGGTTCGTGAAGCGGGGATTGGGGATCATGTTGTCTTTGTCCCTGACTACGACATTTATCTGGCGCGGATGATGGTAGCCGGTTGCGATGTTTGGTTGAACACGCCTCGTCGCCCCAGAGAAGCCTCTGGAACTTCTGGAATGAAAGGGGCGATGAATGGTCTACCCAATCTCAGCATTCTCGATGGATGGTGGGATGAAGCGGATTACGTCCGCACCGGCTGGCCGATTGGTCATGGGGAAACCTATGATGACCCCGAATACGAAGATCAGATCGAAGCCAACGCTCTGTACGAATTGTTCGAGGAAGAGGTTGTCCCCTTGTTCTACAATCGTGACAGCGAGGGAATTCCCAGAGGGTGGGTGGCAAAAATGAAAGATGCCATCCGGTTCAATACCCCGGTCTTCAACACGGCACGGATGCTGCGGGATTACGCCATAAACGGCTATTTCCCAGCCAGTAATCGCCATTTTGCCATGACGAGCGACACCTACAAGCCAGCGAAAGAGCTAGCGAGTTGGAAGCGGCAGCTATTTGAACGCTGGTACGACATCAAAATTGAAGATGTTGATATCGCCGCCCCCGCCGACTTGATGGTCAACCAATCGGTTGCCGTCAAAACCCGGATTAATTTGGCCGGACTGAGTGCTGATGATGTCCAAGTGGAACTCTATCAAGGAGCCATCAACACCGATGGGCAAATTATGAACGGTCTACCGGTCGTGATGGAATATCAAGGCACTGACGAAAGCCACCGTAGTATTTATACGGGTGATGTGGTTTACGGTGCGAGTGGGTTACAGGGTTTGTCCCTGCGGGTGTTGCCTAAACATGACTATCTTTCTAGCCCCTATGAGCTAGGTTTAGTCCTCTGGGCTTAG
- the recN gene encoding DNA repair protein RecN — MLLALRIQNFALIDQLELEFGTGLTVLTGETGAGKSIILDAIDVALGGKVSQRIIRTGTERAMVEATFRADAALVAWLNEQEIDLLDEADLVCSREIAVTPGNIRARSRVNGVLVNRALMERLRERLVEITAQGQTVSLMAASHQRGLLDLYGGSSLLQQRDQVAAAYMTCQEAAQALERRRQSEQQRLQRLDWLEYQTQELKAANLKEADELEQLEQERQRLSHVVDLQQQSYQAYQALYQNESGTAAADLLGEAEATLNDMVRFDAQLQPLLDMVSAALAQVVEASHQINAYGDGLESDPERLLSVEERIQALKQICRKYGPTLTEAIAHYEKLQAELAELSGEGQSLEELENTYNQCQEKLTNLCHQLTHFRQKAAEELEQRLVEELKPLAMKKVQFQVKISQIPPTASGADQVAFYFSPNPGEPLQPLSATASGGEMSRFLLALKACFSMTNDAGRTLIFDEIDVGVSGRVAQAIAEKLHHLSQRHQVLCVTHQPLIAAMADRHFRVDKQVIDQPLSHSLKPSASRKRNSQAMPELDDPLFNDELTDRRTVVRVSLLDTHGTRREEIAQLAGGHSAQEAMTFAESLLAKARDSRQN, encoded by the coding sequence ATGCTGCTTGCTTTACGGATTCAAAACTTTGCTTTGATTGATCAGCTAGAACTGGAATTCGGTACAGGTCTGACTGTATTGACTGGCGAAACCGGTGCGGGCAAATCAATTATTTTAGATGCGATTGATGTGGCGTTGGGCGGAAAGGTCAGCCAGCGCATCATTCGCACCGGCACTGAACGGGCGATGGTGGAAGCCACATTTCGAGCCGATGCCGCCCTAGTCGCGTGGCTAAACGAGCAGGAAATAGATTTGCTCGATGAGGCGGATTTAGTTTGTAGTCGGGAGATTGCGGTAACCCCAGGCAACATCCGAGCACGTTCACGGGTTAATGGCGTGTTAGTCAACCGTGCCCTGATGGAGCGCCTGCGTGAGCGCTTGGTAGAAATTACGGCTCAAGGTCAAACCGTCTCTCTCATGGCTGCCTCGCACCAACGAGGGTTACTCGATTTATATGGGGGTTCTTCCCTACTTCAGCAGCGCGATCAAGTGGCAGCCGCCTACATGACTTGTCAGGAGGCAGCGCAAGCGCTGGAGAGACGGCGGCAATCCGAACAACAACGCTTGCAACGGCTCGACTGGTTAGAGTATCAAACTCAGGAGCTTAAGGCGGCTAACCTGAAAGAAGCTGACGAACTTGAACAACTTGAACAAGAACGCCAACGCCTGAGCCATGTTGTAGACCTCCAACAGCAGAGTTATCAAGCTTATCAAGCCCTTTACCAAAATGAAAGTGGTACAGCGGCGGCTGATTTATTGGGAGAGGCTGAAGCCACGTTAAATGATATGGTGCGCTTCGATGCTCAGCTACAACCGTTGCTCGATATGGTGAGTGCCGCACTAGCACAGGTGGTGGAAGCGTCCCATCAAATTAATGCCTATGGCGATGGACTCGAAAGTGACCCGGAGCGTCTCCTATCGGTAGAAGAGCGCATACAGGCACTTAAACAAATTTGCCGCAAATATGGGCCAACCCTGACCGAGGCGATCGCACACTATGAGAAACTCCAGGCAGAGCTGGCTGAACTCAGTGGCGAGGGGCAATCCCTAGAAGAATTAGAGAATACATACAACCAATGTCAAGAAAAATTGACAAATCTTTGTCATCAATTAACCCATTTCCGCCAGAAAGCCGCTGAAGAACTGGAACAGCGTTTGGTGGAAGAACTCAAGCCTCTGGCGATGAAAAAGGTACAGTTCCAAGTCAAAATTTCACAGATCCCTCCGACGGCGTCTGGTGCCGACCAAGTGGCGTTTTATTTCTCGCCGAATCCGGGTGAACCCTTACAACCGCTATCCGCTACAGCGTCGGGTGGTGAAATGAGCCGCTTTTTGCTAGCCTTAAAAGCTTGTTTCTCAATGACGAACGACGCTGGGAGAACCTTAATCTTTGATGAAATTGATGTAGGCGTGTCAGGTCGTGTGGCTCAAGCGATCGCCGAAAAACTGCACCACCTCAGCCAACGGCATCAAGTTTTGTGTGTAACTCACCAACCGTTAATTGCCGCGATGGCAGACCGACATTTCCGAGTTGATAAACAAGTCATTGACCAACCACTCTCCCATTCCTTAAAACCATCAGCCTCCCGTAAGCGAAATAGCCAAGCCATGCCAGAACTAGATGACCCACTTTTCAACGATGAACTAACGGATCGACGCACAGTTGTCCGCGTCAGTCTCCTCGATACTCATGGAACGCGTCGCGAAGAAATTGCTCAGCTTGCGGGCGGACATTCGGCGCAAGAAGCCATGACTTTCGCCGAGTCTCTCCTCGCCAAAGCACGTGACTCGCGTCAAAACTAG